The following are encoded in a window of Prevotella melaninogenica genomic DNA:
- a CDS encoding DNA-binding protein, producing the protein MIEFKVAPRKATMGKMKGKTVYIAVPKGQQKISPEMVLERIVRETSLTEGDARNVIITLRNLILECARMGTGLDLGDIFSLRVNVPSKMEENEKDVCAKSLKAPKLTLTWKESVRKALKELQVDVDNPARKKAKGPVPEPKEKENKEEGGPEAG; encoded by the coding sequence ATGATTGAATTCAAAGTTGCGCCTCGTAAGGCGACAATGGGAAAAATGAAGGGTAAAACGGTGTATATCGCCGTACCAAAAGGTCAACAAAAGATCTCACCCGAAATGGTGTTGGAACGTATTGTTCGTGAAACCTCATTGACGGAGGGTGATGCTCGTAATGTGATTATCACCTTGCGTAACCTTATCCTTGAATGTGCCCGCATGGGAACAGGCTTAGACCTCGGTGATATTTTCTCTTTGCGTGTGAACGTTCCCTCAAAGATGGAGGAAAACGAGAAGGACGTATGCGCCAAGAGCCTCAAAGCTCCGAAATTGACATTGACTTGGAAAGAGTCGGTGCGCAAGGCATTGAAGGAATTGCAGGTGGATGTGGATAATCCTGCGAGGAAGAAGGCAAAAGGCCCTGTCCCCGAGCCGAAAGAAAAGGAGAATAAAGAAGAGGGAGGACCAGAGGCAGGGTAA
- the ybeY gene encoding rRNA maturation RNase YbeY: MITYSAEGVKMPKIKKREISRWIKAVAATHGRKVGEIGYMFVDDEKILEVNNEYLGHDYYTDIITFDYDENDVLNGDLVISLDTVRSNAELFKKSYEDELHRVIIHGILHLCGINDKGPGEREIMEENENKALALLKRMQTEK; encoded by the coding sequence ATGATAACATATAGTGCTGAAGGCGTTAAGATGCCTAAAATCAAGAAACGAGAGATTTCTCGTTGGATTAAAGCTGTTGCTGCAACACATGGACGAAAGGTTGGAGAAATTGGTTATATGTTCGTAGATGATGAAAAGATTCTCGAAGTAAACAACGAGTATCTTGGACATGATTACTACACGGACATCATTACTTTCGACTATGATGAGAATGATGTGCTCAATGGCGACCTTGTTATCTCACTTGATACAGTCCGCTCTAATGCCGAACTTTTCAAGAAGTCATATGAGGACGAGCTTCACCGAGTTATCATTCATGGTATCCTTCACCTCTGTGGTATCAATGACAAGGGTCCTGGAGAGCGTGAGATTATGGAAGAAAACGAGAACAAAGCACTCGCACTTCTCAAGAGAATGCAGACTGAGAAATAA
- a CDS encoding DUF4252 domain-containing protein: MKRIILTLCMTMIACITAFAQKALFEKYSETDGVSTVYISRNMMRMMGNVKAGNKDISKIASRLDYLQILSCERPSLIPSIKKSAQNIFNQQKYSIVMQVNEGGEHTTIYERHYPNGKKEFALLAIERNEITIINLLGNISLQDIQGIAGGK; encoded by the coding sequence ATGAAGAGAATTATTTTAACGCTTTGTATGACTATGATAGCTTGTATAACGGCATTCGCCCAAAAGGCATTGTTCGAAAAATACAGCGAAACAGATGGTGTCTCCACTGTCTACATATCACGTAATATGATGCGAATGATGGGCAATGTGAAAGCAGGTAACAAGGATATCAGCAAGATTGCCAGCCGACTCGACTATCTGCAGATACTCTCCTGCGAACGTCCTTCACTGATTCCTTCTATCAAGAAGTCTGCCCAAAACATCTTCAATCAACAAAAGTATTCGATTGTAATGCAAGTCAATGAGGGGGGCGAACATACTACTATCTACGAGCGGCATTACCCAAATGGAAAGAAAGAGTTTGCCCTGCTTGCCATAGAACGCAACGAGATAACAATTATCAACCTACTTGGTAATATCTCTCTACAGGATATTCAAGGAATAGCTGGTGGGAAATAA
- the coaD gene encoding pantetheine-phosphate adenylyltransferase produces MKIGIFVGSFDPFTIGHDAIVRRSLPLFDKVVIGVGINERKKCMLSAEERTERIARLYADEPKIEVKAYSDLTIDFARREGAEYIIKGVRSIKDFEYEREQADINRRLSSIETIFFYAEPQFESISSSVVRELKNFGRDITEFLPKGY; encoded by the coding sequence ATGAAAATAGGTATATTCGTTGGAAGCTTTGATCCATTTACAATAGGACATGACGCTATTGTACGCCGCTCCTTGCCCCTCTTTGACAAGGTTGTGATTGGTGTTGGTATCAATGAGCGGAAGAAGTGCATGCTCAGTGCAGAGGAACGGACCGAGCGTATAGCACGACTCTATGCTGACGAGCCAAAGATTGAAGTAAAGGCATACAGCGACCTTACCATCGACTTTGCACGAAGAGAGGGAGCCGAATATATCATTAAGGGTGTACGTAGCATAAAAGACTTTGAATATGAACGCGAACAAGCTGATATCAACCGACGCTTGAGTTCTATTGAAACCATCTTTTTCTACGCTGAACCACAATTTGAAAGTATCAGTTCAAGCGTTGTAAGAGAGCTGAAAAACTTTGGAAGAGACATCACTGAGTTCTTGCCAAAGGGATATTAA
- a CDS encoding S41 family peptidase has translation MMKKAIIILLMMALLPVIGKAQVKGNMGSDSPLRKLQLAEMAIKNFYVDSVNEQKLVEDGIRGMLEKLDPHSTYTDAKETKAMNEPLQGDFEGIGVQFNMIEDTLVVIQPVVNGPSQKVGILAGDRIISVNDSTIAGVKMARIDIMKMLRGKKGTKVKLGVVRRGVKGVLTFVVTRAKIPVHTINASYMIRPNVGYIRIESFGMKTHDEFMSAVDSLKKKGMKTLLLDLQDNGGGYLQSAVQISNEFLKNNDMIVYTEGRRARRQNFKAIGNGRLQDAKVYVLVNELSASAAEIVTGAIQDNDRGTVVGRRTFGKGLVQRPFDLPDGSMIRLTIAHYYTPSGRCIQKPYTKGDLKDYEMDIEKRFKHGELTNPDSIQFSDSLKYYTIRKHRVVYGGGGIMPDYFVPLDTTKFTRYHRMLAAKSIIINAYLKYADANRQALKAQYSSFDAFNKGYVVPQSLLDEIVAEGKKEKIEPKDAAELKATLPNIALQIKALTARDIWDMNEYFRVWNTQSDIVNKAINLCTVPDTDRSL, from the coding sequence ATGATGAAAAAAGCAATTATAATATTATTGATGATGGCTTTGCTGCCAGTTATTGGTAAGGCGCAGGTTAAAGGTAATATGGGCTCCGACTCTCCTTTACGCAAACTGCAGTTGGCAGAGATGGCAATTAAGAACTTCTATGTGGACTCTGTGAACGAGCAGAAGTTAGTTGAGGATGGTATTAGGGGTATGCTTGAGAAGCTCGATCCACATTCTACGTACACCGATGCAAAGGAAACCAAAGCGATGAACGAACCGCTGCAAGGCGACTTTGAGGGTATTGGTGTGCAGTTCAATATGATTGAAGATACACTTGTCGTTATCCAGCCTGTTGTCAACGGACCATCTCAGAAGGTGGGAATCCTTGCTGGCGACCGTATCATCAGTGTGAACGACTCTACTATCGCTGGTGTGAAGATGGCACGTATCGACATCATGAAGATGCTACGTGGTAAGAAGGGTACGAAAGTGAAGTTAGGTGTTGTACGCCGTGGCGTGAAAGGGGTGCTTACCTTTGTCGTTACACGTGCTAAGATACCAGTTCATACCATCAATGCCTCTTATATGATTCGTCCTAATGTGGGCTATATCCGAATCGAGAGCTTCGGTATGAAGACCCATGATGAGTTCATGTCGGCTGTTGACTCACTGAAAAAGAAAGGTATGAAGACCCTCCTTCTCGACCTACAAGACAATGGTGGCGGTTATCTTCAGTCGGCTGTTCAGATATCAAATGAGTTCCTCAAGAACAATGACATGATTGTTTATACCGAAGGACGACGCGCTCGTCGCCAGAATTTTAAGGCAATTGGCAACGGACGACTGCAGGATGCGAAGGTTTATGTATTGGTAAACGAACTCTCGGCTTCGGCTGCAGAGATTGTTACTGGTGCTATTCAAGATAATGATCGTGGAACAGTTGTGGGCCGTAGAACCTTTGGTAAGGGACTCGTACAGCGTCCATTCGACCTCCCTGATGGTAGTATGATTCGTCTGACAATAGCCCATTACTATACGCCAAGCGGTCGTTGTATTCAGAAACCTTATACAAAGGGCGACCTAAAGGATTATGAAATGGATATCGAGAAACGATTTAAGCATGGCGAGTTGACCAATCCAGACAGTATTCAATTCTCAGATTCTTTGAAGTATTACACCATCCGCAAGCATCGAGTTGTCTATGGTGGCGGTGGTATTATGCCTGATTACTTCGTCCCACTTGATACAACAAAGTTCACTCGCTATCACCGTATGTTAGCCGCAAAGAGTATTATTATCAATGCTTATTTGAAGTATGCTGATGCGAATCGTCAGGCTTTAAAGGCGCAATACAGCTCATTTGACGCGTTCAATAAGGGGTATGTGGTACCACAGTCGTTGCTCGATGAAATCGTTGCAGAGGGTAAGAAAGAAAAGATTGAGCCAAAGGATGCTGCAGAATTAAAGGCTACTCTTCCTAATATTGCGCTACAGATAAAGGCGCTTACAGCCCGTGATATATGGGATATGAACGAGTATTTCCGAGTGTGGAATACCCAGAGTGACATTGTGAATAAGGCCATTAACCTGTGTACAGTACCTGATACGGACAGGAGTCTGTAA
- the dprA gene encoding DNA-processing protein DprA, which yields MESLNSILLTRLTRFNLSELTELYKRAGSATAVIEHKRDIREILPEASTHLIQALKDIDSLREWAEQELEYDRLHNIEPICMNDEHYPQRLKECPDAPILLYYLGNADLNNRHVINIIGTRHCTTYGQDILHSFVRELKALCPDVLILSGLAYGVDIHAHRAALENGFETVGVLAHGLDDIYPRGHRDTALKMIKQGGLLTEYTTHTQPVARNFVQRNRIVAGCADATILIESAAKGGGLITCSIARSYGREVFAFPGAVHSDYSEGCNNLIRDNGAALITSATDFVKAMGWDDDIKLEQAQQRGIERTLFPNLSSEEEAIVRVLAKNNDLQINLLSIQANIPISRLTGILFTLEMKGVIRAMAGGCYHLLA from the coding sequence ATGGAATCCTTAAACTCAATCTTACTAACCCGACTTACTCGCTTTAACCTCAGTGAACTAACTGAACTTTATAAGCGAGCAGGCTCTGCTACGGCTGTCATAGAACATAAAAGAGACATCAGAGAGATTCTTCCTGAAGCCTCAACGCATCTCATACAAGCTTTGAAAGACATTGATAGCCTGAGAGAATGGGCTGAACAAGAATTAGAATACGACCGTCTGCATAACATTGAGCCTATCTGTATGAATGATGAACACTATCCACAGCGGCTCAAGGAGTGCCCAGATGCACCTATCCTACTCTATTATCTCGGTAATGCTGACCTCAACAATCGACACGTTATCAATATTATCGGTACACGACACTGCACCACTTATGGGCAGGACATTCTCCATTCGTTTGTCAGAGAACTAAAAGCACTTTGTCCAGATGTACTCATCCTCAGTGGACTGGCTTATGGAGTAGATATCCATGCACATCGTGCTGCCTTGGAGAATGGCTTTGAAACTGTAGGAGTATTGGCTCATGGACTCGATGATATTTACCCTCGTGGACACAGAGATACAGCTTTAAAGATGATTAAACAAGGTGGATTGCTGACGGAATATACCACGCATACACAGCCCGTTGCCCGCAACTTCGTACAACGTAACCGTATCGTAGCAGGTTGTGCAGATGCAACTATCCTCATAGAATCGGCTGCGAAGGGTGGAGGACTTATCACCTGCAGTATCGCTCGTAGCTATGGACGGGAAGTATTTGCCTTTCCTGGCGCTGTTCATTCTGATTATAGCGAGGGCTGTAATAATCTTATTCGTGACAATGGTGCGGCTCTCATCACATCAGCAACAGACTTTGTGAAGGCGATGGGATGGGATGATGATATCAAATTGGAGCAGGCACAACAACGAGGTATTGAACGAACGCTTTTCCCTAATTTGTCTTCAGAAGAGGAAGCTATCGTTCGCGTGCTCGCTAAAAACAATGACTTGCAGATTAATCTCTTGTCGATTCAGGCGAATATTCCTATCTCAAGGCTCACTGGAATCCTCTTTACACTGGAAATGAAAGGGGTTATTAGGGCTATGGCTGGCGGTTGTTATCATCTTCTTGCATAG
- a CDS encoding DUF4252 domain-containing protein, translating into MRTTIFTIAFAAAILCSSCTVKANPTTLITQPMNDEVESIIKEFKSGDNVTYVNLPKTLIKLGLKAADDETANALAEQIDGLQILTFEKANQKIKDGLYNRISKLEAQGYEPMVKANEDGEKVRIFIKGNEKEVQSLVVFAMDKEDCSLINIVGHINPANIDDVVKSQTK; encoded by the coding sequence ATGAGAACAACCATCTTTACTATCGCATTTGCTGCAGCTATTCTATGCTCAAGCTGCACCGTAAAAGCCAACCCAACGACGCTCATCACACAACCGATGAATGATGAGGTAGAGTCTATTATCAAAGAGTTTAAGAGTGGAGACAACGTCACTTACGTCAACTTGCCAAAGACACTCATAAAGCTTGGATTGAAGGCTGCCGACGACGAGACCGCTAATGCACTCGCTGAGCAAATCGACGGACTGCAAATTTTAACTTTCGAGAAGGCTAATCAAAAGATTAAAGACGGCTTATACAACCGTATCAGTAAGTTGGAAGCACAGGGATACGAACCTATGGTGAAGGCAAATGAGGACGGCGAAAAGGTCAGAATCTTCATTAAAGGCAACGAGAAGGAAGTGCAGAGCCTTGTTGTCTTCGCTATGGACAAAGAAGACTGCTCACTCATCAATATCGTAGGACATATCAATCCTGCTAATATTGATGATGTCGTAAAGTCACAAACCAAGTAA
- a CDS encoding RNA polymerase sigma factor, with protein MQASDFKQLFLPCHRKLFSVAYRLMSNAQAAEDMVQETFLKLWMQRDKMEKVDNPEAYSITVLRRLFYDKMRAGHLQEVDKDVGSLQISSSQNISKQLEEADEYQRVRQLITHLPEPQAKIMLMRDVEDCSFEEISTETGLSEVNVRSILSRARKKIREQIKAMRYDKD; from the coding sequence ATGCAAGCAAGCGATTTTAAACAGCTATTCCTACCCTGCCATCGGAAACTCTTTTCGGTGGCATATAGGCTGATGAGCAACGCTCAAGCTGCTGAGGATATGGTGCAAGAAACCTTCTTAAAACTCTGGATGCAGCGTGATAAGATGGAAAAGGTTGACAATCCAGAGGCTTATAGCATAACAGTACTACGCCGACTCTTCTATGACAAGATGAGAGCAGGACACCTTCAAGAAGTCGACAAAGATGTGGGAAGTCTGCAAATAAGCTCCTCACAGAACATAAGTAAGCAATTAGAGGAAGCTGACGAATACCAACGCGTAAGGCAGTTGATTACCCACCTGCCCGAACCACAGGCAAAAATCATGCTGATGCGTGATGTTGAAGACTGCAGTTTTGAGGAAATCAGCACCGAAACAGGGCTTTCGGAGGTGAATGTAAGAAGTATTCTCAGCCGTGCCCGAAAGAAGATTAGAGAACAGATAAAAGCAATGAGATATGATAAAGACTGA
- a CDS encoding DUF4252 domain-containing protein yields MKRFIIIGILALSTLSASAQSVKGLIEQYRHEKNVIHLHITPALMSFLKVLAKSHSDDSKALKAVSSFRILVFDDCDSIVKSRFRNTVQTFHPKGYTPIIYNKQADETNYVYLKEKKGCIRELLILAIDKQDGAIVRIKGKISPNDVDSVVKESTNKKNLKSYKL; encoded by the coding sequence ATGAAACGGTTTATCATCATAGGCATCCTTGCTCTCAGTACATTATCAGCCTCAGCGCAGAGCGTAAAAGGGCTGATTGAGCAATATAGGCACGAGAAAAACGTTATTCACCTTCATATAACACCTGCCTTAATGTCATTCTTGAAGGTGCTTGCTAAAAGCCATTCGGACGATTCCAAGGCTCTGAAAGCGGTGTCTTCCTTTCGTATACTTGTCTTTGACGACTGTGATTCGATTGTAAAAAGTCGTTTTAGAAACACGGTTCAGACCTTCCATCCTAAGGGATATACGCCAATCATCTACAATAAGCAGGCAGATGAGACTAATTATGTTTACCTCAAAGAAAAGAAAGGGTGCATTCGTGAACTGCTCATTCTCGCTATTGACAAACAAGATGGCGCCATTGTGCGGATTAAGGGTAAGATAAGTCCTAACGATGTCGACTCTGTTGTGAAAGAAAGTACCAACAAGAAGAATCTGAAAAGCTATAAGTTATAG